Below is a window of Propionispora hippei DSM 15287 DNA.
AGAAAAAAATCCGTTTTTCGCAAAACACAGGAAAGTTCAACTAAATTTGTCTTACCACATAGAATACTAAGTGGAAAGGATAGCATTGTTTTTAGCCTTTCGGCGGCTGCTATATCGGCAGGAGAACCTATGACATAAAATACGGCATTATATTTAGCGGCAATGCGTTTTATCGTCGCAGCAAACCTTTCAATCGGCCAGTCTTTAGTCGCTGCACCACTCTGGATGCAAAGAGCAATATTAAGGTGTTTTTGATGTTCCTTGCCCTGCTCTTTCACGGCTTGTGCTAATAACATGTCCGCTTTAGCGTTGTTTTCTTCCGTGCTTGCAGGTAACATCATTTTTGCCACATCGTATTTTCCGGTAAAACGATTAATAAATATTTCGTGATTTTTAGCCTGTAGAGTTTGTTGTGCATCATAATCGATCTTGATGATATCTGTATAAAAAAGTTTAAGATACATATTACGGAATTCAATTTTTTCAAAACCAATGCGCTTAGGAACTCCGGCCAGCCAGGCAAGCATGGCCGAGCGTGGTTTATTATCGGCAACTATGCACAAATCAAAATCCCTTTGTTTAATTTCAGTGGCAATCTGCCGAATTTCACGAAGACTGGCTTTATGCGAATAATTATATAACATAACCTCGTCAATCATAGGATGATTAGTAACAATCTCTTTGGTTAACGGTTTAACCATCATGGTAATCTTAGCGTCCGGATAAGCTTGCTTTAGTAAATAGGGTACGCTTGTCGCAATGATGGCATCGCCAATTTTTCTTAAACAAAATACGAGAATATGTTTGTAGGATTGGCTCATTTTGGACTTCATTCCTTCCTTATACCCTGTTTCATTTCCATCTTAGCCATTTTGCACCACGTTCTATTTTTCGCAGCATAATAAATAATATATGAAATCGGCTAACTTTGAGAGCAAATTCCCATGAGGGCTGCCTGGAAGATATGGGTATCCTGGGTAGGGCATACATATCGTGATTCCACAGAGGCGCATTAGCAAAAATGGCCAATGCGCCTCTATAACCGCATTGTTTCGCTATTTCGGTTGCTCTATTATCAAAAAAACCATAAGGATAACAAAGAAAATCGATAGCAGCTCCTAGTTTTTCTTGCAATATCATTTTGCTATGTCGAAGTTCCTGCTCCAGTCTTACCTCATCGCATTGTGTAAGGAACGGATGCTCCAGCGTGTGTGAGCCTATTTCCATGCCAGCGGCATGCCACTGTTTTAGATGATCCCAGTTCATAGTCTGAGTGAGTTGTTTATTGAAATTCTCCCATTTATTTTCCATGCCGACCCAATGAACAATGGGAAATACAGTCGCTTTCATATCCCGTTCTTTAAGTAAGGGAAGGGCGCAGGAGAAATTGTCTTCATATCCATCGTCAAAGGTCAAAATAACCGGTTTGGGCGGAAGCGGCACTTGCAGCGTAACATGATTATATAAGTCATTAAGCGTTATGGTGTGGTAACCATGTTTTTTTAGATAATCCAGTTGTTCCTTAAATTTTTCCGGCGGCAAAGAGTTTCTATCACCCGGCACGGTAGCAATGCGATGATACATCAGAATAGGTATACGATGTTGAAATTTGATAAAAAATACGATCATGAGTGTAACCATGATGAGTAAGGCAATAAACATGTTCAATTCTCCTTATACCTGTAAAGCACTTGCCATGCCGTTCACATCCTCGGGAAAGCTGACCCCGGCCTTGTGCATGATTTCAATATATGCAGGATGTAATGGTTCTTTATAAAATTTGACCAGGCTTATGGCTTTCACCGGTTGCCTGGCGAATTTGTCAGGAAATAGCAAGGCGGAAGATTGATAGCTAATAATAGCCTGTATCTTTTTTTCATAGGCAAAGGTTAACTCAACCGGTTCTATCGAATTATAGATAACCATATCCGGCAAAGTCTTGCGATAATAATTAATTTTGTACGAACTGTCGTTAGGATGCGGTTTATAGAGTAAACGCCCCTTAGTTTTCACATTGCGAAGAATTTCCTGCAAGACGGCTGTTTCTTCTAGCAGCGTAAATTTCTTTTGTTCAACCAGCGGTTGGCTCAAGTACAAAAAGCTATTGCCTTCAATGGTTGGCACGAGCAATTTTTGTCTGCTGAGCTGTTCCAGCGCCTTAGCAATCCATTCCTGTTCAATTTTATAGGCACAAGGCGAAAATCGCTGGAGCAGTTCCGGTTTATACATGAAATCACAAGTTCCCGACTGGTTATCTCCTGCGGTAGAAGTGTTAATATTGACCTTACCCGTAATACCCGCCATGGTTTTTAAAAGAGCAATCTTCGTTTGGTGAAAGAAACTGCGGGCCAGTGATCTTCTCCTGTCCTCATTGTAATAGGAATAGAGGCCATCCTCATAGCGGCAGAAATTGTCTATATCAAGTGCTCCTACCAATAATTGATTCTGAACATCAATATCACTGCCTAAAAAAACAGTGTTAATTCTCAGTATACCAATGGAAGCCCTAACCTCTGCCACCTGCGCCTTGTAGCTAGTAGTTTTATGCCGGCTGCTTAGCCAATT
It encodes the following:
- the waaF gene encoding lipopolysaccharide heptosyltransferase II — its product is MKSKMSQSYKHILVFCLRKIGDAIIATSVPYLLKQAYPDAKITMMVKPLTKEIVTNHPMIDEVMLYNYSHKASLREIRQIATEIKQRDFDLCIVADNKPRSAMLAWLAGVPKRIGFEKIEFRNMYLKLFYTDIIKIDYDAQQTLQAKNHEIFINRFTGKYDVAKMMLPASTEENNAKADMLLAQAVKEQGKEHQKHLNIALCIQSGAATKDWPIERFAATIKRIAAKYNAVFYVIGSPADIAAAERLKTMLSFPLSILCGKTNLVELSCVLRKTDFFLTIDTGSTHMAAAIGIPMVAIYGGTSPQKWGPYCEDAITLAPDYPCHPCDGTKIKCSSPKCLLTISVDEAVAACEKVLKITETPTFELNHKKRTMTKHPHS
- a CDS encoding polysaccharide deacetylase family protein — translated: MFIALLIMVTLMIVFFIKFQHRIPILMYHRIATVPGDRNSLPPEKFKEQLDYLKKHGYHTITLNDLYNHVTLQVPLPPKPVILTFDDGYEDNFSCALPLLKERDMKATVFPIVHWVGMENKWENFNKQLTQTMNWDHLKQWHAAGMEIGSHTLEHPFLTQCDEVRLEQELRHSKMILQEKLGAAIDFLCYPYGFFDNRATEIAKQCGYRGALAIFANAPLWNHDMYALPRIPISSRQPSWEFALKVSRFHILFIMLRKIERGAKWLRWK
- a CDS encoding polysialyltransferase family glycosyltransferase, coding for MKNKNLFIVNTPFHLLTSFILAQGRFNGDDNYLALIHPHGYEKWQDNPIMRHMSSAAGGWQQVFPLGNWLSSRHKTTSYKAQVAEVRASIGILRINTVFLGSDIDVQNQLLVGALDIDNFCRYEDGLYSYYNEDRRRSLARSFFHQTKIALLKTMAGITGKVNINTSTAGDNQSGTCDFMYKPELLQRFSPCAYKIEQEWIAKALEQLSRQKLLVPTIEGNSFLYLSQPLVEQKKFTLLEETAVLQEILRNVKTKGRLLYKPHPNDSSYKINYYRKTLPDMVIYNSIEPVELTFAYEKKIQAIISYQSSALLFPDKFARQPVKAISLVKFYKEPLHPAYIEIMHKAGVSFPEDVNGMASALQV